From a region of the Candidatus Margulisiibacteriota bacterium genome:
- a CDS encoding undecaprenyl-diphosphate phosphatase — translation MLKIALLGIIQGLTEFLPISSSGHLVIAEHLLGISFSDLSLEL, via the coding sequence ATGCTAAAAATCGCGTTACTAGGGATTATCCAAGGACTAACTGAATTTCTACCTATAAGTAGCTCCGGTCACTTAGTTATAGCAGAGCATCTGCTGGGAATTTCTTTCTCCGACCTTAGCCTAGAACTGAT
- a CDS encoding DUF5674 family protein yields the protein MNFKTADERNPLELNELSELLGDPYNSMIKFTIDVELEKAVFGGEMHADSELILLKNGSLQKNIWGANLYPERERSIWLEYTSLINIRPTQDNLSMEILSVDLQNTIALIINKIIK from the coding sequence ATGAATTTCAAAACAGCTGATGAACGAAACCCGCTAGAATTAAATGAACTTAGTGAACTACTTGGTGACCCTTATAACTCCATGATTAAATTTACAATTGATGTTGAATTAGAAAAAGCTGTTTTCGGTGGAGAGATGCATGCTGATTCAGAACTAATCTTACTGAAGAATGGTTCTCTTCAAAAAAACATCTGGGGAGCTAACCTTTATCCTGAAAGAGAACGTTCAATCTGGCTAGAATATACCTCGCTTATTAATATCCGTCCTACCCAAGACAACCTAAGTATGGAAATACTTTCGGTAGACTTACAAAACACAATAGCTTTAATAATTAATAAAATCATCAAATAA
- the secF gene encoding protein translocase subunit SecF: MGKIYFLNKAKYWFSFSTILICFGLYYMTSNFITTGSPFNLGIDFTGGVNFTINVEKATTEFNTDGKLSEQTRGEITSLIRKTMNEAGVSSLQLTTMDKYLFSLKFQQIENISVDELAKKLTSTIEGTTILGTDFIGPSVGHELQTQSLTILGVAILLLLIYITLRFEFWAAIAAILALIHDVLIVLGLTALLHIEINTAYVAALLTVLGYSINDTIVIFDRIRENLKENKDELVDIINSSVDQSITRSINTSFTTLAVLLSIFLFGGASIKDFALVLLIGISFGTYSSIFIASPLLYRFKMLNQ, translated from the coding sequence ATGGGAAAAATCTATTTTTTAAATAAAGCAAAATATTGGTTCAGCTTCTCAACTATTTTGATATGCTTTGGTCTCTATTATATGACTAGCAATTTCATAACTACTGGTTCACCCTTTAATTTAGGAATAGATTTTACTGGTGGTGTTAACTTTACCATTAATGTTGAAAAGGCAACCACTGAATTTAATACAGACGGCAAATTATCTGAACAAACACGTGGTGAGATAACTTCCTTAATCAGAAAAACCATGAATGAGGCAGGTGTCTCTAGTTTACAACTTACAACAATGGATAAATATCTTTTCTCTTTGAAATTCCAACAAATAGAGAACATCAGTGTAGACGAACTGGCTAAAAAGCTTACTTCCACAATAGAGGGAACAACAATACTTGGGACAGACTTCATTGGACCTTCAGTAGGTCACGAACTCCAAACACAGTCTCTAACCATCCTTGGCGTCGCTATTTTACTATTACTTATTTACATCACCCTTAGGTTTGAATTTTGGGCTGCTATTGCTGCTATCCTTGCGCTCATTCATGATGTTCTGATAGTTCTTGGACTAACCGCTCTACTCCATATTGAAATCAATACCGCTTATGTAGCGGCACTGCTAACTGTCCTTGGTTATTCCATCAACGATACTATTGTTATCTTTGATAGAATTAGAGAAAACTTAAAAGAAAACAAAGACGAATTAGTTGATATTATCAACTCAAGTGTAGATCAAAGCATTACAAGATCAATAAATACTTCCTTTACTACCTTAGCAGTGTTACTTTCCATCTTCTTGTTTGGTGGCGCATCTATCAAAGATTTCGCACTAGTACTATTAATTGGAATTAGCTTTGGTACGTATTCTTCTATTTTTATAGCGAGTCCGTTGCTATATAGATTTAAGATGTTGAATCAATAA
- the secD gene encoding protein translocase subunit SecD — protein MFTDKLKFFYLVIGIALMVLVANKVPINLGLDLQGGMLLVLEAQDTEQVKVNDDAVLGALAIIQSRIDGLGVSEPVIQRKGQRQIVVELPGISDPERAENLIGDTALLEFVEAEFAPMDAETLSTEEIKIIAGEGMRLARMNIKDNAGNIVQETPIFLGKTQLTGNDLSFAGPSVDQFGKPMINIEFTPEGTKKFANVTRMNVGKPLAILLDGVVLSAPRINGPIPGGKAQISGSFSIKEVQDMVIKLKAGSLPVPVKIIEKKEIGPSLGKTSIDQSIKAGIIGFVLVAIFMLLFYKFLGFISILSLIFYFFLSMTAFRLLHVTLTLPGLAGIVLSLGMAVDANVLIFERYKEELRNGKTLKNALEAGFQRAMITIMDSNITTLITAGVLFWLGTGTIKGFAVTLSVGIVMSLFTALSLTKFFLFSSLNITKIRESNLIRFK, from the coding sequence ATGTTCACAGATAAACTAAAATTCTTTTACCTAGTTATTGGTATTGCCTTAATGGTCTTAGTCGCAAATAAAGTACCTATCAACTTAGGTCTTGATTTGCAAGGCGGGATGCTGCTAGTTCTCGAAGCTCAAGACACTGAACAAGTCAAAGTAAATGACGACGCAGTGCTTGGAGCCTTAGCTATTATACAAAGCAGAATAGACGGATTAGGTGTTTCTGAGCCTGTTATTCAAAGAAAGGGTCAAAGACAGATTGTAGTCGAACTTCCTGGGATTTCTGATCCTGAAAGAGCAGAAAACCTCATTGGAGACACCGCCCTACTAGAATTTGTGGAAGCTGAATTTGCCCCAATGGATGCAGAAACATTATCCACTGAAGAAATCAAAATTATTGCGGGCGAAGGCATGCGACTAGCCAGAATGAACATCAAGGATAACGCTGGCAATATTGTCCAAGAAACTCCTATCTTCCTTGGCAAAACTCAACTTACTGGCAACGACCTCAGCTTTGCTGGACCTAGCGTTGACCAATTTGGCAAACCAATGATTAATATAGAATTCACACCTGAAGGAACCAAGAAATTTGCAAATGTTACCAGAATGAATGTAGGAAAACCCTTAGCAATTCTGCTAGATGGAGTTGTTTTATCAGCACCAAGAATTAATGGACCAATCCCTGGCGGAAAAGCACAAATATCTGGCTCTTTCTCAATAAAAGAAGTCCAAGATATGGTTATCAAACTAAAAGCTGGCTCGCTTCCTGTACCAGTGAAAATAATTGAAAAAAAAGAAATCGGCCCATCTTTAGGAAAAACCTCCATTGATCAAAGTATCAAAGCAGGAATTATTGGATTTGTTTTAGTTGCTATCTTTATGTTATTGTTCTATAAGTTTCTAGGGTTTATCTCTATACTTTCTTTAATCTTTTACTTCTTCCTTTCAATGACAGCATTCCGACTATTACATGTAACACTGACTTTACCCGGACTTGCTGGCATCGTACTTTCTTTAGGTATGGCAGTCGATGCAAATGTTCTTATCTTTGAAAGGTACAAAGAAGAACTTCGTAATGGTAAAACGCTCAAAAACGCACTAGAGGCTGGATTCCAAAGAGCGATGATTACTATTATGGATTCAAATATTACGACACTAATTACGGCTGGCGTTCTTTTCTGGCTTGGTACTGGGACAATCAAAGGGTTTGCCGTTACATTATCTGTAGGTATTGTAATGAGTCTTTTCACTGCACTTTCTTTAACTAAATTCTTTTTGTTCAGTAGTCTGAACATTACAAAAATAAGAGAAAGCAACCTAATTAGGTTTAAATAA
- the tgt gene encoding tRNA guanosine(34) transglycosylase Tgt, producing MENFSFKILKKSKKHQGRAGIISTPHGEIKTPVFMPVGTLASVKGLTPEMIYDTNADIILANTYHLFLRPGTEVLEQFNGIQNFMNWHKPILTDSGGFQVFSLGNLRKITENGVIFNSHLNGDKFEFTPEKVIEIQQKIGADIIMPLDECLAAETNIDKTYKSLELTTRWAKRSQEYLNNSGRHSQALFAIIQGGMFPECRKASAEQLLDLNLFGYAIGGLSVGEGPEKMYPLVEHTTGLIPEHKPRYLMGVGTPEDLTTCIKLGIDMFDCVLPTRLARHGAFFSDQGRKSIKKPEYEFEEGPLEENCDCYACRNYSKAYIRHLWRNQELLGMTLMSIHNIKYLIDLVTKIRNNILEE from the coding sequence ATGGAAAACTTTTCCTTTAAAATTCTTAAAAAAAGCAAAAAACATCAAGGCAGGGCTGGAATTATTTCAACTCCACATGGTGAGATAAAAACCCCTGTTTTTATGCCAGTTGGCACTCTTGCCTCAGTAAAAGGGCTGACACCAGAAATGATTTATGACACAAATGCTGACATTATTCTGGCTAACACCTACCATCTTTTCCTTAGACCTGGCACAGAGGTTTTAGAACAATTTAATGGCATACAAAACTTCATGAATTGGCATAAACCTATTCTGACAGACAGTGGCGGTTTTCAAGTCTTTAGCCTTGGTAACCTAAGAAAGATAACAGAGAATGGTGTAATATTTAATTCTCATCTCAACGGAGACAAGTTTGAATTCACACCTGAAAAAGTTATAGAAATCCAACAGAAAATTGGAGCAGATATCATCATGCCTTTAGATGAATGCTTGGCAGCTGAAACGAATATTGATAAAACCTATAAATCACTAGAACTAACAACTAGATGGGCAAAAAGGTCTCAAGAATACCTTAATAACTCTGGTCGACACTCACAAGCCCTCTTTGCTATAATACAGGGAGGCATGTTCCCGGAATGTCGCAAGGCATCCGCAGAACAGTTACTTGATTTGAATCTTTTCGGTTATGCAATAGGTGGACTAAGTGTTGGAGAAGGTCCGGAAAAAATGTATCCACTAGTGGAGCATACTACTGGTCTAATACCTGAACACAAGCCACGTTATCTAATGGGAGTTGGAACTCCTGAAGATTTAACAACCTGCATAAAATTAGGCATAGACATGTTCGACTGTGTTCTTCCAACTAGACTGGCAAGACATGGTGCTTTCTTTTCTGACCAAGGAAGAAAAAGCATCAAAAAACCAGAATATGAGTTTGAAGAAGGACCATTAGAAGAAAACTGCGACTGCTACGCTTGCCGAAATTACTCAAAAGCTTACATAAGACATCTTTGGAGAAACCAAGAATTATTAGGAATGACTCTAATGTCTATACATAATATTAAATACCTGATAGATCTTGTAACAAAAATCAGGAATAACATACTGGAGGAATAA
- a CDS encoding GIY-YIG nuclease family protein, which yields MYYIYIITNKPFGALYIGMTNNLVRRIYEHKEKLIDGFSKKYDLDKLVYYESYKTAKEAIIREKRMKKWNRDWKICKIIENNSEWDDLYETIV from the coding sequence ATGTATTACATTTATATAATTACAAATAAACCATTTGGCGCGTTATATATTGGCATGACAAATAATTTGGTTCGTAGAATTTATGAACATAAAGAAAAATTAATTGATGGTTTTTCAAAAAAATATGATCTTGATAAATTAGTTTACTATGAGTCATATAAAACTGCTAAAGAAGCGATTATAAGAGAAAAAAGAATGAAAAAATGGAATAGAGATTGGAAAATATGTAAAATAATAGAAAATAATTCAGAATGGGATGATTTATATGAAACTATTGTTTAG
- a CDS encoding DUF3536 domain-containing protein translates to MNKYICIHGHFYQPPRENPFLNKIERQDSAFPYHDWNEKINDECYRPNTSSRILSPHGKIVDIINNFQYLSFNVGPTLMNWIYDNDKSTYEKIVEADEISKENNNGHGNAIAQVYNHIIMPLANERDKQTQIKWGIADFKRHFGRDPEGMWLAETAINMETVKALIANGIKFTVLSPFQAEKVKTYFSNEWINVSNGTVDPTQPYRVFVDETKEKYLDVFFYDAPISTAISFEHLLKDAHTFAERLDAAAKPNQGRPTLVTASTDGESYGHHEPFGDMCLSYFFKHLAKEYNMKQINYGAFLERFAPISEAVLKEGTKHEGTAWSCVHGVGRWKENCGCSTGGGAGWNQEWRKPLREGLNALRDLLWETYEKEATPLLANIEKARNDYYFVFHGSWSSEKFFEKNAKGSLTDEQKVKILELLESQRFSQLMFTSCGWFFSEISGIETVQIIKYANAAIYYGQQHTKVDLEKVLIAYLKEAKSNINSAHDGDAIYKKWIKPYELTREKAINQFIVKAHLTNKIKEQEVYLYTVSPINDLTFKNEDTTFRALNCSIMNIYTGKTTEHSALLSEKNGQVKTSISKTILDLNSIKKELLDDPNNSTEIIKNNYQKTLSMIDLNFEESSDIMKILWSKKTNRLNKDLNKLYTGFRDLIEETVRMGGNLPTEIKSAIEIIMSAKLLSEIQEITSWNNKNIKPALRIIKLSHSLHLNLNVNETRAYLEKYLNSLISKIEKGKDPKDINIAISFLGIYEKLEIKFNRSSAETKAFLLHKADQNNTLLKELALMMNILV, encoded by the coding sequence ATGAACAAGTATATTTGCATTCACGGACACTTTTATCAACCACCGAGAGAGAACCCCTTTCTTAATAAAATAGAAAGACAAGACAGCGCGTTCCCTTATCACGATTGGAATGAAAAAATTAACGATGAATGTTATCGACCAAACACCTCATCAAGAATTCTTTCACCTCATGGAAAAATAGTTGATATTATTAATAATTTTCAATACTTAAGCTTCAATGTCGGGCCCACTCTAATGAACTGGATTTACGATAACGACAAAAGTACATATGAAAAAATAGTTGAAGCAGATGAAATTAGCAAAGAAAACAACAACGGACACGGTAATGCTATTGCCCAGGTTTATAACCATATAATCATGCCTTTAGCCAACGAAAGAGACAAACAAACACAAATCAAATGGGGAATAGCTGATTTTAAAAGACACTTCGGACGTGACCCAGAGGGTATGTGGCTTGCAGAAACTGCTATCAATATGGAGACAGTAAAAGCTTTAATAGCTAATGGAATTAAGTTCACAGTGCTATCTCCCTTCCAAGCAGAAAAGGTAAAAACATATTTCTCTAATGAATGGATAAATGTTTCTAATGGAACTGTTGACCCAACTCAACCCTACCGAGTTTTTGTTGATGAAACCAAAGAAAAATACTTAGATGTCTTTTTTTATGATGCCCCAATCTCAACAGCTATCAGCTTTGAGCATCTCCTAAAAGACGCTCACACTTTTGCAGAGAGGCTAGATGCAGCAGCTAAACCCAACCAAGGCAGACCTACGCTAGTAACAGCCTCTACTGACGGCGAAAGCTACGGACACCATGAACCGTTTGGGGACATGTGCCTTTCCTACTTTTTTAAACATCTTGCCAAAGAGTACAACATGAAACAAATTAATTATGGTGCTTTTCTGGAAAGATTTGCCCCTATCTCTGAAGCAGTACTTAAAGAAGGAACTAAACATGAAGGCACTGCATGGAGCTGTGTCCATGGCGTTGGAAGATGGAAAGAAAATTGTGGCTGTAGCACTGGTGGTGGCGCTGGGTGGAATCAAGAATGGAGAAAGCCACTGAGAGAAGGACTTAATGCGCTTCGAGATTTATTATGGGAAACTTACGAAAAAGAAGCGACACCTCTGCTAGCTAACATCGAAAAAGCAAGAAATGATTATTACTTCGTCTTTCACGGTAGCTGGTCTAGTGAAAAGTTTTTTGAAAAAAACGCCAAAGGATCTCTTACCGATGAACAAAAAGTAAAAATATTAGAATTATTAGAAAGTCAGAGATTTAGTCAACTAATGTTTACTAGTTGTGGATGGTTTTTCTCTGAGATATCTGGAATAGAAACTGTTCAAATCATTAAATATGCCAATGCTGCTATTTACTATGGACAACAACATACTAAAGTAGATTTAGAAAAGGTTCTTATTGCTTACTTGAAAGAAGCTAAAAGCAACATTAATTCTGCGCATGACGGAGATGCGATTTACAAAAAATGGATAAAACCCTACGAATTAACTAGAGAAAAGGCTATTAACCAGTTTATAGTCAAAGCACATCTAACCAATAAAATTAAAGAACAAGAAGTGTATCTATATACCGTCAGTCCTATTAATGATCTTACTTTTAAAAACGAAGATACCACCTTTAGAGCACTTAACTGTTCAATAATGAATATCTATACTGGGAAAACAACAGAACACTCAGCCTTACTCTCAGAAAAAAATGGGCAAGTCAAAACATCTATCAGTAAAACGATTCTTGACCTAAATTCCATCAAAAAAGAACTACTGGATGATCCAAATAACTCAACAGAAATAATTAAAAATAATTATCAGAAGACACTAAGCATGATAGACCTTAACTTTGAAGAAAGCTCTGACATCATGAAAATACTCTGGTCTAAGAAAACCAATAGACTGAACAAAGACCTCAATAAATTATATACTGGCTTTAGAGATTTAATAGAAGAAACTGTTAGAATGGGCGGAAATCTTCCTACTGAAATAAAATCAGCAATTGAGATAATCATGTCAGCAAAACTATTAAGTGAAATCCAAGAAATAACTAGCTGGAATAACAAAAACATAAAGCCAGCACTAAGAATAATTAAACTTAGTCATAGCCTACATCTAAATCTAAATGTTAATGAAACTCGTGCTTATTTAGAAAAATACCTAAATTCATTAATAAGCAAAATAGAAAAAGGCAAAGACCCTAAAGATATCAATATTGCAATATCTTTCCTTGGCATCTATGAAAAATTGGAAATTAAATTCAACAGATCTTCTGCTGAAACAAAAGCTTTTCTTCTTCACAAAGCAGACCAAAACAATACGCTATTAAAAGAACTAGCACTAATGATGAATATTTTGGTATAA
- a CDS encoding homoserine dehydrogenase — MNIGLIGTGTIGSGVIALYQNNFDKLNSHAKKHFKLKTICDLDFSRCPYDLSSFQKTNSFKELIADPEINIIIELIGGDEPARTIIESALKAKKHVVTANKLVLAKYGKGLLKLAEENNVSLLYEASVGGAIPIINNLKDSLSPNNFKEIVGILNGTTNFILTKMQKENADYAVVLKEAQKLGYAEADPSSDVEGMDSCYKLSILASIAFQSDINIEQILMEGITKISAKDINYAKNLDASIKLLAIARNTDKGLELRVHPVILNNTHPLAAVNDVFNAVYVEGDATGESMFYGRGAGSIPTAGSVWADLLNIINGTAYGTEKKKTITILPKDEIVSKYYIRLLVEDKPGVLAEISGIFAKMKISIKEAIQRGAGEDAELVIVTHTIKEGNKNKAIEQIKDLSCIKDVASIIRVGI, encoded by the coding sequence ATGAATATCGGACTTATCGGAACAGGAACAATCGGCTCAGGCGTTATCGCTCTTTATCAAAACAACTTTGATAAGCTTAACTCTCACGCCAAAAAACACTTTAAGCTAAAGACCATCTGTGACTTAGACTTTAGTCGCTGTCCTTATGATTTGTCTTCCTTTCAGAAAACAAACAGCTTTAAAGAACTTATTGCTGACCCAGAAATAAACATTATTATTGAGCTTATCGGTGGAGATGAACCTGCCAGAACAATTATCGAATCTGCACTTAAAGCTAAAAAGCATGTAGTAACAGCTAATAAGCTTGTTTTAGCAAAATATGGCAAGGGACTACTTAAGCTAGCTGAGGAGAACAACGTTTCATTACTCTATGAAGCATCTGTTGGCGGAGCTATTCCTATTATTAACAATCTAAAAGATTCACTTTCGCCAAACAACTTTAAAGAAATAGTTGGTATCCTTAACGGAACAACCAACTTTATTCTAACTAAGATGCAAAAAGAAAACGCTGACTATGCCGTGGTGCTAAAAGAGGCTCAAAAACTTGGTTATGCAGAAGCTGATCCTTCCTCTGATGTAGAAGGAATGGACAGTTGCTACAAACTCTCTATTTTAGCGTCTATTGCCTTTCAATCTGACATAAATATTGAACAAATTTTAATGGAAGGCATAACCAAAATATCTGCAAAAGATATAAACTATGCCAAAAACCTTGATGCCAGCATTAAACTCCTAGCAATTGCTAGAAATACTGACAAGGGCTTAGAGCTAAGAGTACATCCAGTTATACTTAACAACACTCACCCACTTGCTGCGGTTAACGATGTTTTCAATGCTGTCTACGTAGAAGGTGATGCTACTGGAGAAAGTATGTTCTATGGACGAGGCGCAGGAAGCATCCCAACTGCAGGTTCTGTTTGGGCAGACCTACTAAATATTATCAACGGAACAGCTTATGGCACAGAGAAAAAGAAAACGATAACCATTCTACCTAAAGATGAAATTGTCTCTAAGTATTACATCAGACTACTTGTAGAAGACAAACCAGGCGTACTTGCGGAAATAAGTGGTATTTTTGCTAAAATGAAAATCAGTATCAAAGAAGCAATCCAAAGAGGTGCGGGAGAAGATGCTGAATTAGTTATAGTCACACACACCATCAAAGAAGGCAATAAAAACAAAGCAATCGAACAGATCAAAGACTTGTCTTGCATCAAAGACGTTGCAAGCATTATTCGTGTAGGGATTTAA
- a CDS encoding endonuclease domain-containing protein: MRDKFTFITYEKRLLAFSRINRINPTLAEARMWDILKKDCFKEYRFLRQKPLYKFIADFYCSAHLLVIEVDGDYHDDNKEYDKLREDILRESFAIEIIRFTNEEILKYPDLVIKKLLKKLQQINPS, from the coding sequence ATGCGCGATAAGTTTACGTTTATTACTTATGAAAAAAGATTATTAGCTTTTTCTAGGATTAATAGAATAAACCCGACTCTAGCAGAGGCTAGAATGTGGGATATATTGAAAAAAGATTGTTTTAAGGAATACAGATTTCTAAGACAGAAACCATTATATAAATTTATTGCTGATTTTTATTGTAGTGCACATTTGCTTGTTATAGAGGTTGATGGAGATTATCATGATGACAATAAAGAATACGATAAACTAAGGGAAGATATCCTTAGAGAAAGTTTTGCAATTGAAATAATTCGCTTCACCAATGAAGAAATCTTGAAATACCCCGATCTTGTCATTAAAAAGTTGCTAAAAAAATTACAGCAAATAAACCCTTCTTGA
- the queC gene encoding 7-cyano-7-deazaguanine synthase QueC yields the protein MTTALMILSGGQDSTTTLFWAKKKFGSVEAITFDYGQRHKVELESAKKVAEIAGVPHKLVRVTALEQLADNAMIKDEEIVINKTTGLPTTFVPGRNLIFVTLAAGYAYTKGIKDLILGVSQVDYSGYPDCRRETMRSLEKTISLGMDFDFTIHTPLVDKDKKDTVLMAKELGVLDVMKYTHTCYKGQRPPCGECPACKLRAKGFAEAGIIDPLFILVTKII from the coding sequence ATGACTACAGCATTAATGATACTTTCTGGTGGACAAGACTCAACTACTACTTTGTTTTGGGCTAAGAAGAAGTTTGGCTCAGTAGAGGCCATTACCTTTGATTATGGACAGCGACACAAAGTAGAACTTGAATCAGCCAAGAAAGTTGCTGAAATAGCTGGAGTCCCTCATAAGTTAGTAAGAGTAACAGCACTTGAGCAGTTAGCTGATAATGCCATGATTAAAGACGAAGAAATTGTTATTAATAAGACAACAGGGCTTCCTACAACCTTTGTTCCTGGAAGAAACCTAATTTTTGTAACACTTGCTGCTGGGTATGCTTACACTAAAGGGATTAAGGATTTAATATTAGGAGTCTCTCAGGTTGATTACAGTGGCTATCCAGATTGTCGCAGAGAAACGATGAGGTCATTAGAAAAGACGATTTCTTTGGGTATGGATTTTGATTTTACTATTCATACACCTCTTGTAGATAAAGACAAAAAAGATACAGTCCTTATGGCAAAAGAGCTTGGCGTATTAGATGTTATGAAATACACCCACACTTGTTATAAAGGTCAACGACCTCCATGTGGAGAGTGCCCTGCATGTAAGCTTAGGGCAAAGGGATTCGCTGAAGCAGGGATTATAGACCCTCTTTTTATCTTAGTCACAAAGATTATTTAG
- a CDS encoding nucleotidyltransferase domain-containing protein, with translation MIQVIPLTDAEIISNVKEIIISELPEAKAYLFGSRINGKAKIVSDFDICIKIDKEIPAVKLFSIEQKIDNLDTLRTIDISDYHRLNDFFKSNIDQTGVLI, from the coding sequence ATGATACAAGTTATTCCTTTAACAGATGCAGAGATTATTAGTAACGTGAAAGAAATTATTATCTCTGAGTTGCCTGAAGCAAAAGCTTATTTGTTTGGTTCTCGTATTAATGGAAAAGCAAAGATAGTGTCGGATTTTGATATATGTATTAAAATAGATAAAGAGATTCCTGCAGTTAAGTTGTTTTCAATAGAACAAAAAATTGATAATTTGGATACTTTAAGGACTATAGATATCTCTGATTATCATCGTTTGAATGATTTTTTTAAAAGTAACATTGATCAAACTGGAGTATTAATATGA
- a CDS encoding HI0074 family nucleotidyltransferase substrate-binding subunit — translation MNQEINNQLGNFTDSLQRLKEVMQRDINEDSIVLDAAIQRFEFTFENAWKSIRMVIKDYGEDANSPREAIKKAYRMGYIEDEAVFLELLMARNLTSHTYNYPIAISVYNNVKKNMSVFDKLYDKLKSLI, via the coding sequence ATGAATCAAGAAATAAATAATCAATTAGGTAATTTTACAGATTCTCTTCAACGACTTAAGGAAGTAATGCAAAGAGATATTAATGAAGATAGCATAGTTTTAGATGCTGCAATTCAACGTTTTGAATTTACTTTTGAAAATGCTTGGAAGTCTATAAGAATGGTTATAAAAGATTATGGAGAAGATGCAAATTCACCTAGAGAAGCAATTAAAAAAGCATATAGAATGGGTTATATAGAAGATGAAGCAGTTTTTCTGGAACTTCTTATGGCAAGAAACCTAACTAGTCACACTTATAATTATCCGATAGCTATTAGTGTTTATAATAATGTTAAGAAGAATATGTCGGTTTTTGATAAACTTTACGATAAACTAAAATCGCTGATTTGA